In the Nymphalis io chromosome 2, ilAglIoxx1.1, whole genome shotgun sequence genome, one interval contains:
- the LOC126775355 gene encoding E3 ubiquitin-protein ligase UBR5 isoform X3, with amino-acid sequence MSSMHFVVHPLPGTEDQLIDRLREVAERWNRYGTGAAPSALTSLRGVRAVAAGPAHIACLLEDGSICRAAFSIIPDRLDLSKADASKNGGNGGGGNGGGGTSGGKQGGSGSGCGSRQQPRTRARIMRNSIRAAPSSQGSTSRATGVIIGASGSSRVVSAVQAPFVPEDLVTQAQVVLQGKSRSLIIRELQRTNLDVNQAVNNLLSRDDEEGEEPEGGEGGDGYVPEDLISLLDGGFHATQQDQSVIIDADAMFSEDIFGYAAVRSRSGGGGGSGGVRAGASRESSSSTQDRPSEFSRWRERQYFGPRRWLESALRDTSWDKEGVESKKKDSAMAASPLWVSEELEYWDSNIRFTHIAATYSELIAISTQGQLHQWRWSDAHPYQRNDASGCMFHPRGNWLGLTPGERILSMSAAGIRVSVLTDGGRVATFLDESIAHAPGAARLEHPLQTFSEFGSDKAVSLHVCSLYTVARLESGTLYWWGVLPLGQRARLWEKHRARSRKQQRGHSSNTPQDLQAGQSVTMKNAPMYQPGAIGFNMSTGVPKVGILQNAAWNLSDTCRFKLLPPPQPDRSISDKDKRDLQNQSPLTVSSVKASSSSSSNKDGGKDSNKDMADRLDMPPPPSPASSTCSDTSTSHKRAKRVTVRGEEGSSNDGSKRDEEEWPLKEVVFLEDVKSVPLGRVLKVDGAYAAVRFPSVGKDGKEIVPTTPEDWTALLQDCRLVRKDDLVAVKWGAGGSAGPRGPDCLQRSPRKIALPPDLNVITIAVDNRGVHAVVRRPGGALAYAVYAVGTTRALTDSTFPTDHSALLGYSNGQAIQLTTAAEGSEPVVMMLDGNGALYPVARDCVGAVREPPPLNLPPARALAAHALPLQPHHPHHPHHPALKSQVALIIMVPEPQLMMPRVLRCDLDGVRQLLHQLESDSNKQQVLSILQERCDGNRNILHACVHMCAPTSNKEPDIVENASMPNIPSGTSGSGASAEEAVPALTWPPETFEASGDEDSLMGLTNNGKMTSGSNNGGSAVSADPAERRGNALAALRALCESSALQPFLMQLLTAKDGMGQTPLMAAVAERAYRAALVLLDSIRACPDADETQRSAAIFPPNAHPDHSPLLVLCCNDTCSFTWTGQDHINQDIFECKTCGLTGSLCCCTECAKVCHKGHDCKLKRTSPTAYCDCWEKCRCKALVGGNWAARCDLLARLARDTQLATHFNSRGESILLFLVQTVGRQAVEQRQFRAGGGRGRGPRKQPGSDAEVDVPDHDLEPPRFARRALVHLLGDWPAVEAAIMCGSNGYNDGGSGSNSPAPNQSGTTLLDKFTHALIVKCTNEMLDTLLHTLIREQQNDAVPGRAERSREVTRRFVRSVARIFVIFSVEMAPGAAKKKGPLSITSSLVRCRRVFAALVALAVEELVEAADALLAPVRLGVVRPTAPFPLATTYVDLVNGSEDLFGVEPLSTGHSRLPHSRRESNVTGGRGGAAAGTSMGSSTLVPDRSSTPVATEYPDDVTGEALGADDDASETDEPNIPAPVAPAESQHHDDPMGDRGQEQHVVVENGTERVEGGESESELDLLAEVETESDSDDQDNAESAQRSVQTGATQGSDAGIASMLLYPEDESGDSTQPEDEDSEAGETDEQDAEAELPLHDGEPLERRSAPPSRPNLAPHSMQWAIRSRETSRGTTSGTGGVRLTGSSSLVFIDPSSLRRSTAAAAAGAQDPHSTSTTASFLARAFGIVIRQIADLLWEYERITLPLPRMLPLAYREALRLQCYLERQLKQTWDWLVTVMDATEAQLRFGASLTSNNASSSTGESRSSAPATRRTTSFTSPATRIIGFSEAPRARDREQGVEAGSARREFLAYCLSLLRAHSAEHAEQLPVLDVAALKHVAYVLDALVYYMRAAQPQPHHHQHLWAPDENENEEGEEEMVVGGGTAAESDGEAEGARGRAHAFFQRSDSTLCLGCPPPDPFNMTMQDALPLADQPQLLQPNARREELFGMPRQPVTVPASGDGPPGANNPLEVVPRRLGLSSRGTERGWSPPARPASAPPTHNHAVTRDEPQDLSCAKDTVTKMDIDTDGEYLSDSDSNEARQIPRKKHHRHPHAATMNSNSHQEPNASTSEFHTLVDTACSIMEAPHQQNVPLPGPSNATAAVQEPRASSSRSPGKTVIGELLSAADPLESQEISAHVTVETTGLPPAPLLPPQVLNAPAQPRACPSLGASVSHDLLLGRWRLSLDLFGRVFTEDVGLEPGSVVAELGGFPVKEVKFRRDMEKLRNSQQRDLTLHKMERDRAKLLQQTFAELNSAFSGQNRRAHSAQPPLAVNRVKVTFRDEPGEGSGVARSFYTSVAEALLANEKLPPLESTSGSSSNNTTTNGTSGSSGAAASGASSNSGARSGAGRARAKDNARRAPGRPAPRPPAAREPRRVLSVDARPYSPQAAPGTEGAGYSGDRPGGHNEHLTLHQAQLGERLYPKVHSLHPTFAGKITGMLLELTPAQLLVLLASEDALRQKVREAMDLIVMHPSEAILDLDVFSLSERGAGSGSSSAGAASAGNASASSAAADDAAPLFYSPGKRGYYSPRQGRATPERINAFRNVGRIIGLCLLQNELCPMFLNRHVLKYILGRPVRFHDLAFFDPIVYESLRQLVVDAETGDSHSLFATLDLNFSLEMCEEEGGGCVELVPGGREIEVTALNVYDYVRKYAQHRMLLSQEKALEAMRVGVLDVLPESALEGLTAEDLRLLLNGVGDINVTALVSYTSFNDESGEPPERLARFKRWLWAIVDKMTHLERQDLVYFWTGSPALPASEEGFQPMPSVTIRPADDAHLPTANTCISRLYIPLYSSRHVLKHKLLLAIKTKNFGFV; translated from the exons ATGTCTTCAATGCATTTCGTAGTCCATCCATTGCCTGGAACAGAGGATCAATTGATAGATAG ACTTAGAGAAGTAGCAGAGCGCTGGAATAGATATGGTACTGGAGCTGCGCCATCTGCTCTAACCTCTTTAAGGGGTGTTCGAGCAGTTGCTGCTGGACCAGCCCATATAGCTTGTTTGCTTGAAGATGGTAGTATATGTCGAGCTGCGTTCTCCATTATTCCCGACAGATTAGACTTGAGTAAAGCAGATGCTAGTAAAAATGGTGGAAACGGTGGGGGAGGTAATGGCGGCGGTGGTACTAGTGGAGGCAAGCAAGGAGGGAGTGGAAGTGGGTGTGGATCTAGGCAACAACCGCGCACAAGAGCAAGAATTATGCGAAATTCAATTCGTGCCGCACCCAGTTCACAAG GATCTACAAGCAGGGCTACTGGTGTGATAATCGGCGCATCAGGCTCTAGTCGAGTAGTTTCAGCTGTACAAGCACCATTCGTGCCAGAGGATTTAGTAACCCAAGCCCAGGTGGTTCTTCAAGGAAAAAGCAGAAGCCTTATAATAAGAGAGTTGCAg CGTACGAATCTCGACGTAAATCAGGCCGTTAACAACTTATTGTCCCGCGATGACGAGGAGGGCGAGGAACCGGAAGGTGGCGAGGGTGGCGATGGCTACGTTCCCGAAGACCTCATTTCACTTCTCGACGGAGGTTTTCACGCTACCCAACAAGACCAATCAGTGATTATAGACGCAGACGCCATGTTTTCGGAGGACATCTTCGGGTACGCGGCTGTCAGAAG tcGCAGTGGAGGCGGAGGCGGTAGTGGAGGTGTACGTGCTGGCGCCAGTCGCGAGAGTAGCAGCTCAACTCAAGACCGACCCTCGGAATTCAGCCGGTGGCGAGAAAGACAATACTTCGGCCCTCGGCGATGGCTGGAATCTGCTCTTCGAGATACATCCTGGGATAAGGAAGGag TAGAAAGCAAAAAGAAAGACTCGGCAATGGCAGCCTCGCCGTTGTGGGTATCTGAAGAGTTAGAATATTGGGACAGTAACATTCGCTTTACTCACATTGCTGCTACGTATAGTGAACTGATCGCTATCTCTACCCAAGGACAGTTGCATCAGTGGCGCTGGTCTGATGCGCATCCATATCAGCGTAATGAT GCATCTGGTTGCATGTTTCACCCTCGAGGAAACTGGCTAGGATTGACACCTGGAGAAAGAATTTTAAGTATGAGCGCAGCTGGTATACGTGTGTCTGTGCTTACCGACGGTGGGCGCGTTGCGACTTTTTTGGACGAGTCTATAG CTCATGCTCCTGGTGCTGCAAGGTTAGAGCATCCTCTGCAAACCTTTTCAGAGTTTGGCTCTGACAAAGCTGTTTCTCTGCATGTTTGCTCACTGTATACTGTTGCGAGATTGGAATCTGGTACACTTTATTGGTG GGGCGTATTACCACTTGGTCAACGCGCCCGTCTTTGGGAGAAGCACCGCGCGCGCTCTCGTAAGCAACAGCGCGGTCACTCGTCGAATACGCCTCAGGATCTGCAAGCCGGTCAAAGCGTCACTATGAAGAATGCGCCGATGTATCAACCGGGAGCTATAG gTTTCAACATGTCAACGGGTGTACCAAAGGTGGGAATATTGCAAAATGCTGCATGGAATCTATCTGATACATGCCGTTTCAAACTATTGCCACCACCCCAGCCTGATCGTTCCATCTCAGACAAAGACAAGAGAGATTTACAG AACCAATCGCCGCTAACAGTGTCATCAGTGAAGGCATCTTCTTCAAGCAGTAGTAACAAGGATGGTGGCAAAGACAGTAATAAAGATATGGCAGACCGTTTGGATATGCCCCCGCCACCTAGTCCTGCATCTTCGACCTGCAGTGATACAAGCACATCGCATA AACGAGCTAAACGTGTTACTGTCCGTGGTGAAGAAGGTTCGTCCAATGATGGGTCCAAACGCGACGAAGAAGAATGGCCTCTGAAAGAAGTTGTGTTTCTGGAAGATGTCAAAAGTGTGCCCTTGGGACGTGTTTTGAAAGTTGATGGTGCATATGCAGCTGTTCGCTTTCCATCTGTTGGGAAAGATGGAAAAGAAATTGTGCCAACTACACCAGAAGACTGGACCGCATTGTTGCAAGATTGTCGTTTAGTCCGCAAAGACGATTTGGTAGCAGTGAAGTGGGGCGCTGGAGGGTCGGCTGGGCCACGCGGTCCTGATTGCTTACAACGATCCCCTAGAAAGATTGCATTACCCCCAGATCTGAATGTTATTACAATTGCA gtgGACAATCGTGGTGTACATGCTGTTGTCCGCCGTCCTGGCGGCGCTTTAGCTTATGCTGTATATGCAGTGGGAACTACGCGTGCGCTCACCGATAGTACATTTCCAACAGACCACAGTGCACTGCTTGGATACTCAAATGGCCAAGCTATACAACTTACTACTGCTGCagag GGAAGTGAACCAGTAGTGATGATGTTAGACGGAAACGGCGCACTCTACCCCGTGGCACGAGACTGCGTAGGCGCAGTGCGTGAACCACCACCCCTGAACTTGCCACCAGCGCGGGCACTGGCTGCACATGCGTTGCCTTTGCAACCGCACCACCCTCATCATCCGCACCATCCCGCTCTAAAGTCGcag gtgGCGCTTATTATCATGGTACCCGAACCACAACTCATGATGCCTCGCGTTTTACGCTGCGATTTAGATGGCGTTCGTCAACTTTTACACCAGTTGGAATCTGACTCTAACA AACAACAAGTTCTTTCAATATTACAAGAGCGTTGCGACGGTAATAGAAACATTCTACACGCTTGCGTGCATATGTGTGCGCCGACATCTAATAAGGAACCTGATATTG ttgaaAACGCCTCAATGCCTAACATACCGAGTGGTACAAGCGGCAGCGGTGCAAGTGCAGAAGAAGCTGTGCCAGCGCTTACGTGGCCGCCGGAAACATTCGAAGCTTCAGGAGACGAAGATAGCCTAATGGGATTGACTAATAACGG AAAAATGACAAGTGGGAGCAACAATGGAGGTAGTGCAGTAAGTGCAGACCCAGCAGAACGTCGAGGAAATGCGTTAGCTGCGCTCCGTGCCCTGTGCGAGAGTTCAGCATTACAACCATTTTTAATGCAACTGCTTACCGCCAA GGATGGCATGGGGCAAACACCTCTAATGGCTGCAGTAGCAGAACGCGCATATCGTGCCGCGTTAGTTCTTCTAGACTCCATCCGCGCGTGCCCAGATGCTGACGAAACACAACGCTCTGCAGCTATCTTCCCGCCCAATGCGCACCCGGATCATTCTCCATTACTTGTACTTTGCTGTAACGATACCTGCAGTTTCACATGGACTGGACAGGATCATATAAATCAA GatatatttgaatgtaaaaCTTGTGGACTGACTGGATCACTTTGCTGTTGCACGGAATGCGCGAAGGTATGCCACAAAGGTCACGATTGCAAATTGAAACGTACTTCACCCACGGCGTATTGTGACTGTTGGGAAAAATGCCGTTGTAAAGCATTGGTTGGTGGAAACTGGGCTGCGCGGTGTGACTTACTCGCAAGACTTGCTAGAGATACGCAACTTGCTACCCATTTTAACTCcag aGGCGAGTCGATCTTGCTATTTCTGGTCCAAACAGTCGGCCGTCAAGCGGTGGAGCAACGTCAGTTCCGTGCAGGTGGCGGACGAGGTCGTGGTCCGCGCAAGCAGCCCGGCTCAGATGCCGAGGTTGATGTGCCTGATCATGACTTGGAGCCACCACGTTTTGCACGACGAGCACTTGTTCACCTCTTAG GTGACTGGCCGGCGGTAGAAGCAGCAATTATGTGCGGATCCAATGGATACAATGACGGAGGAAGTGGATCAAATAGCCCTGCACCTAATCAATCTGGAACAACATTGTTAGACAAATTCACTCATGCTCTTATAGTCAAATGTACTAACGAG ATGTTAGACACACTATTGCACACATTGATCAGAGAGCAACAAAATGACGCGGTACCAGGAAGAGCAGAGCGTTCCAGAGAAGTTACACGACGATTCGTTCGGTCAGTTGCtagaatatttgtaatattcagTGTAGAAATGGCTCCGGGTGCCGCTAAGAAAAAAGG GCCTTTATCGATCACATCGTCGTTGGTTCGTTGTCGTCGAGTATTTGCAGCTTTAGTAGCTCTCGCAGTAGAAGAATTGGTGGAAGCAGCTGACGCATTACTTGCTCCAGTGCGTCTGGGTGTTGTTCGCCCTACTGCACCTTTTCCACTTGCAACAACTTATGTAGACTTAGTTAATGGCAGTGAAGACTTATTTGGTGTGGAACCTTTATCTACCGGACACTCACGGCTACCTCATTCACGCAG AGAATCGAATGTAACCGGGGGGCGTGGTGGTGCTGCTGCTGGTACATCAATGGGGAGTTCTACTTTAGTGCCTGATCGATCATCCACTCCTGTAGCTACAGAGTACCCTGATGATGTCACCGGAGAAGCACTAGGTGCAGATGATGATGCTTCTGAAACTGATGAACCCAATATACCTGCTCCTGTAGCACCAGCTGAATCTCAGCATCACGATGACCCAATGGGTGATAG aGGTCAAGAGCAACATGTGGTTGTTGAAAATGGAACTGAGCGCGTCGAAGGTGGTGAAAGCGAGAGTGAATTAGACTTACTGGCTGAAGTCGAGACAGAGAGTGACTCTGACGACCAAGATAACGCTGAATCCGCGCAACGCAGTGTGCAGACTGGTGCTACACAAGGATCAGATGCTG GCATAGCGTCGATGCTGTTGTATCCAGAGGATGAAAGCGGTGATTCGACGCAGCCTGAAGATGAAGATTCAGAAGCTGGAGAAACTGATGAACAAGACGCCGAAGCCGAGCTTCCACTACACGATGGAGAACCCCTTGAACGACGATCTGCACCGCCATCCAGGCCTAATTTAGCGCCTCATTCCATGCAGTGGGCTATTCG TTCTCGCGAGACATCACGAGGTACAACAAGTGGTACGGGCGGAGTAAGATTGACGGGTAGCTCATCGCTTGTTTTCATTGACCCGTCCTCGTTACGTCGATCTACAGCCGCTGCGGCTGCCGGCGCACAGGATCCTCACTCCACATCTACTACTGCATCTTTTCTTGCTAGAGCTTTTG GAATTGTTATACGACAAATAGCAGATCTACTCTGGGAATATGAGCGAATCACTTTGCCACTGCCGCGTATGTTGCCTTTGGCTTACCGTGAGGCGTTGCGCTTACAATGCTATCTTGAAAGACAGCTTAAACAAACTTGGGATTGGCTAGTCACCGTCATGGACGCAACTGAGGCACAACTTAG attTGGTGCATCACTTACTTCTAATAACGCCAGTTCTTCTACTGGGGAAAGCCGTTCATCTGCACCGGCCACTAGACGAACTACATCATTTACATCACCAGCGACCAGGATCATTGGCTTCTCTGAAGCTCCCAGAGCCAGGGATCGGGAACAAG GAGTCGAAGCAGGAAGTGCTCGCAGAGAATTTCTAGCATACTGTCTGTCATTACTGAGGGCGCATAGTGCGGAACACGCTGAACAGTTACCAGTCCTCGACGTGGCGGCGCTCAAACATGTAGCTTACGTCTTAGATGCACTAGTTTATTATATGCGAGCAGCGCAACCTCAGCCACATCATCATCAGCACCTGTGGGCTCca GATGAAAATGAAAACGAAGAAGGGGAAGAAGAGATGGTAGTAGGCGGTGGTACCGCTGCGGAGTCAGATGGCGAAGCCGAAGGAGCTAGAGGACGAGCACATGCCTTTTTCCAGCGCTCTGACTCCACTCTATGTCTGGGTTGTCCACCACCTGATCCATTCAATA TGACGATGCAAGACGCCCTACCCCTTGCCGATCAACCCCAGCTGTTGCAGCCTAATGCACGTCGAGAGGAGCTATTTGGTATGCCGCGTCAGCCAGTAACAGTACCAGCATCTGGAGACGGTCCGCCAGGAGCTAACAACCCACTGGAAG ttGTACCACGGCGATTAGGATTGTCAAGTCGTGGAACTGAGCGTGGCTGGTCTCCTCCGGCGCGACCGGCATCTGCACCACCTACACACAATCATGCTGTAACTCGAGATGAACCACag gaCTTATCTTGTGCTAAGGATACTGTGACGAAAATGGACATTGATACAGATGGTGAATATTTATCTGATTCTGATTCAAATGAAGCAAGACAAATACCAAGAAAGAAGCATCATag GCATCCACATGCTGCCACAATGAATAGTAATAGTCATCAGGAACCCAATGCGTCCACATCTGAATTCCACACATTAGTTGACACAGCTTGTTCAATAATGGAAGCCCCTCATCAACAGAATGTGCCTTTACCtg gGCCTAGCAATGCAACCGCAGCAGTGCAGGAGCCGCGCGCATCGTCCTCACGAAGTCCGGGCAAGACCGTTATT ggCGAATTACTTAGTGCTGCTGACCCTCTAGAATCACAAGAAATATCAGCACATGTCACTGTAGAAACAACAGGCCTTCCACCGGCGCCATTACTACCTCCTCAAGTCCTCAATGCTCCAGCTCAGCC GCGCGCTTGTCCGTCTTTGGGCGCCTCCGTATCACATGACTTACTATTAGGTCGTTGGAGGCTGTCACTAGACTTATTCGGGCGTGTTTTCACTGAGGACGTGGGCTTGGAGCCGGGATCAGTAGTCGCTGAACTTGGCGGTTTCCCTGTCAAGGAAGTCAAGTTTAGAAGAGATATGGAAAAATTACGTAACTCACAACAGAGGGACTTAACTTTACACAAG ATGGAACGCGATCGTGCAAAATTGTTACAACAGACTTTCGCCGAGTTGAACAGTGCATTTTCGGGACAAAACCGACGCGCTCATAGTGCACAGCCACCATTAGCTGTCAACCGCGTTAAGGTTACTTTCCGAGATGAGCCCGGAGAAGGCAGCGGAGTGGCGCGCTCCTTCTATACCAGTGTTGCTGAA GCTTTACTCGCAAACGAAAAACTTCCTCCATTAGAATCTACATCAGGTAGCAGTAGTAATAACACAACAACCAATGGTACATCAGGTTCATCTGGCGCGGCTGCTAGTGGTGCTAGTAGCAATAGTGGAGCAAG GAGTGGTGCAGGTCGAGCCCGCGCGAAAGACAACGCGAGGCGAGCGCCGGGCCGGCCCGCGCCGCGACCGCCCGCCGCACGCGAGCCGCGAAGGGTTCTCAGTGTCGACGCCCGCCCGTACTCGCCGCAG gctGCTCCTGGAACTGAAGGTGCTGGTTACAGTGGAGACAGACCTGGAGGACACAATGAACATCTAACACTACATCAAGCACAACTCGGAGAAAGGCTTTATCCTAAA GTGCATTCTCTTCATCCGACATTTGCGGGAAAAATAACAGGTATGTTACTGGAGTTGACTCCTGCGCAGTTACTTGTACTGCTGGCGAGTGAAGATGCACTGCGGCAGAAGGTCCGCGAAGCCATGGATCTCATTGTAATGCATCCTTCGGAAGCGATATTAG ATTTGGACGTGTTCTCGCTATCAGAGCGCGGGGCCGGTAGCGGCAGCAGCAGCGCGGGCGCAGCGAGCGCTGGCAACGCGAGCGCGTCAAGTGCGGCCGCGGACGACGCCGCTCCTCTGTTTTACTCGCCCGGCAAGCGTGGCTACTACTCGCCGCGACAGGGACGTGCGACACCTGAGCGCATCAATGCCTTCCGAAATGTCGGCAG AATAATCGGCCTGTGTCTATTACAAAATGAGCTATGCCCGATGTTCCTCAATCGACACGTACTGAAGTATATATTAGGGCGGCCAGTGCGTTTCCACGATCTGGCCTTTTTCGATCCTATAGTGTACGAAAGTCTGAGGCAACTTGTCGTCGACGCCGAGACTGGCGACTCTCACTCGCTTTTTGCTACTCTTGATCTCAACTTTAG tttggaAATGTGTGAAGAAGAAGGTGGCGGTTGTGTTGAATTAGTTCCTGGCGGTCGGGAGATCGAAGTTACTGCGCTCAATGTGTATGACTATGTACGAAAATACGCACAACATCGTATGTTACTCTCTCAAGAAAAAGCGCTTGAA GCAATGCGAGTTGGCGTTCTTGATGTTTTACCAGAATCTGCTTTAGAAGGATTAACAGCTGAAGATTTGAGACTTTTACTAAATGGCGTAGGAGATATAAACGTAACTGCACTCGTTTCATACACGAGCTTCAACGATGAAAGCGGTGAACCACCAGAACGATTAGCCCGTTTCAAACGGTGGTTATGGGCCATTGTAGACAAAATGACACATTTAGAAAGACAAGACTTA GTATATTTCTGGACAGGATCACCGGCACTACCGGCATCGGAGGAAGGCTTTCAGCCTATGCCTTCGGTCACTATACGGCCAGCTGATGACGCGCATCTACCCACCGCTAACACGTGCATCTCTCGACTCTACATACCCCTTTACTCTTCGCGACACGTGCTCAAGCATAAACTGTTACTCGCTATTAAAACTAAGAACTTCGGCTTTGTGTAA